The Desulfovibrio porci DNA segment GTCGGAATTGTTGTTGGAAATGTACAGGATTTCATGCGGCTTGAACCCGGCGAGATCGTCCATGAACAGTTCGCCGGGGCTCATGGCGTCCACCACCAGGCCTTCCTCGCGGATGATTTTCAGCAGCACGGGATTGGCGTTGGCTTTCACCGAATAATTGACCCCGAAGCCGGGCTGGCTGGAAAGGGCCATCAGGTCGCGGCAGCGCCGGCGCAGGACATTTTCATTATAGACATAGAGCGGCGTGCCGTAGGTCTCGGCCAGCTCGCGCGGGCTGTGCTTGCCGTAAAAGTTGAGGCTGTCGGTATAAGCGGAACGGATATCGGACATATACACCTCTGAATAGGATTGCCGCGGCCTTTGCCGCGCAAAGGCCGATGGTTGCATGGAAGCGCCGTGATGACGGGCGGCGGCCCGTTGGCTGGATTGCTTATGTCCCTTAATTACGGGAACAGCTTTTAATTATCCTTGGCAAAGCCGACGCTGTCAAGCTGGGCGCGCCCCGGGCGCGTGCCGTCGACTGGGCGTCGGCCGCCGCAACGCGGGATCTCAAGCGCAGGCCGCTCTGAAAAAGAGGGGCGGCCGCCGGTTGCTTCCGGCGGCCGCAGAGAAGAGGGATGTTCCGATGGTTAGATGGTTCTATCAAAGGAGGAGGTTTTTGGGGGGTGGGTCCGCGCCGCCCTGATGGGGGCTGGGGCGGCGCGGAAATTTGTTCTGTTTTCCCGTATATATTGACCGCCTGTCGGCGGATTTTTTTTATTTGCTGCCCGGTGTTCCGGACGCTGTTGCCTCTAAACATAGCAATGCGCGTGCCAAACTTGAATAATATTGCTAATATACTATAATTAAATAGAATTTTGAATGTAAGCCCGGAACAAAGATGTATATTTTTTATGCAGGCAGGCTCCAGGCCAGTATAAAATTTGCACAGATGCTTATATTTCACGCAGGGGCCTTCGACGGGCAAAGTCCCCGCCCGCGTCCCGGAAAGCGGGACGCTGTGGGGGAGCCGGGGGCTGCGTGCGCCGTTAAACAGTGAAATGCGGAAAAGCGGGGCGGCCATAGTCTCGGTATGAAATGCGGAAAAGGCATGCCGACGTGCCGCGGAAAGAGGACCGGGCCCTCATGAGAAAGCCCGGTAGTATGGCGGAACGGCAGAAAGTGGGGTCTGGACAAACCGTCCGGCCTATCCGGCATGCATGAGGCGCTGTTTCCCAATTAGGATTTTTGTTCTCTGCCCGAGAAGACGAATTCCGGGCTGAGGGAGTATATTCAAGCATATTCGACCCTGGCACGGAGCGGGCCTGACGCGGGCAGTGGGGAATAATTTAGAAACCGTTCCTAACTTGTTTAGTCCCTACGAGTAATAGCGTATGCTATAGCCAACTCCGGGTGCGCGCCGCCGTAAAGCGAAAATCTCGGGTGCAGTCTGCTCTGAAAAAGAGGGGCGGCCGCCGGTTGTTTCCGGCGGCCGCAGAGAAGGAGGATGTTCCGATGGTTAGAGGGTTCTATTCAACGGAGGAGGTTTTGGGGTGGGTCCGCGCCGCTCCTGATGGGGGCTGGGGCGGCGCGGAAATTTGTTCTGTTTTTCCCGTATATATTGACCGCCTGTCGGCGGATTTTTTTATTTGCTGCCCGATGTTCCGGACGCAGTTGTTTCTAATATAGCAATGCGCGTGCCAAACTTGGATGATATGGCTAATATACTATAATTAAATAGAATTTTGAATGTAAGCCCGGAACGAAGATGTATATTTTTTATGCAGGCAGGCTCCAGGCCAGTATAAAATTTGCACAACCGGCTATATTTCAGCCAGGGTATGTTCGGCGGGCAAAGCCATCCGGCACGGCGGAAAACGGTCGCTGTGGGGGAGCCGGGGACTGCATGCACCGTTACACAGTGAAATGCGGAAAAAAGGGGCAGACCATGGCCTCCGTCCTGTTGATGGGCTCGGGCTTTCTGACGTCAGGCGAGGCGGTTGCGGGCCATACGCCCATACGCCATGGGGGCCGTCCCCGTCCCGGCGAACCTTCGCGATCCTCCCTTAGGCATGCCCGGATGTAAAGATCGCGGGCATGGGCTTTGCGCATATCCTTCAGAGCGGTTCCAAGCGACCCGACCCGCGCGGAAACCACCCCGGAAAATCGGGCGCGTTCCCGCCGCTAACCACGAGCAGTTTCGGGCAAGCTTCGCGCCCGTCAGCCGCGCATTGACATCAGGCTCGCGCCGTGTTTTGTTTCGCCTTTATGCGGCAGGCTTTCTCCTCCTCCGGCCCGGCGCCGGAGCGGGCAAAGCTGCAACCACAATTCAACAAAAAAGCCCGCCGCGCGGGCGTTAACGGAGTTTTTCATGCCCATCAAAAAAGGCGATACGGTACGCGCGCACTACACTGGAACGCTGGCTGACGGCACGGTTTTCGATTCCTCCAGAGAGCGCGACCCCCTGGAGTTCACCTTGGGCAAGGGCATGCTGATCCCCGGCTTCGAGTCGGCGGTGGAAGGGCATGAAGCCGGTGAAACCGTCACCGTGACCATTCCCCCGGACCAGGCTTACGGCGATGCCGACCCGGAACTGGTCTTCACCGTGGCCCGCGCCCAGGTGCCCTCGCATATTCCCCTGGAAGTGGGCGTGCCCTTGCAACTCTCCAACGAGCAGGGCCAGATGGATGTGACCATCACCGACGTGGGCGCGGATGAAGTCACGCTGGACGCCAACCATCCGCTGGCCGGCAAGGAACTGACCTTTGAAATCGAGATCGTCGAGGTAAAATAGCCTTTTCGCCTTGCCGCGGAGGGGTCCGTGAGAATGCGGACGATCCCGCGCGGATTGAAGGAGCATGCATGAGCAGTAATACCGCCCGTCACAGCGCCATCCAGGCCATCACCACCTACAAGCCGGACGTGGCTCCGCTCAATTTCGCGGACACCAGGCCCACGGACATTTTCGGCTGCAATGTCTTCAATGACCGGGTCATGCGCGAGCGTCTGCCCAAGGATGTCTACAAGTCCCTGCACAAGACCATTGCCTTCGGCGAACGTATGGACCCGTCCATCGCCGATACCGTGGCTGCGGTGATGAAGGACTGGGCCATTGAAAAAGGGGCCACCCATTTCACCCACGTCTTTTACCCGCTCACCGGCCAGACCGCCGAAAAGCACGACAGCTTTCTGATGCCCGACGGCTCGGGCGGGGTCATTGCCGAGTTTTCCGGCTCCATGCTGATCCGGGGCGAGCCCGACGCTTCCTCTTTCCCCTCCGGGGGGCTGCGCTCCACCTTCGAGGCGCGCGGCTACACGGCCTGGGACGTGACCAGCCCGGCCTATATCATGGAAAACCCCAACGGCACCTTTCTGTGCATCCCCACCATGTTCCTGTCCTGGACGGGCGTGGCCCTGGACAAGAAAACGCCGCTGCTGCGCTCCGGCCAGGCCCTGAATCGCGAGGCCCAGCGGGTGCTGGCCCTGTTCAACATCCACACGGATCTGCCGGTGATTTCCTACGCCGGTCTGGAGCAGGAATACTTTCTCATCGACCACAACTTCAATTTCGCCCGGCCCGACCTGCAGATCGCCGGACGTTCGCTGTTCGGCGCGCGCCCGGCCAAGGGCCAGGAATTCAGCGACCAGTATTTCGGGGTCATCCCGCAGCGCGTGCTTTCCTGCATGATGGAAGTGGAACGTGAACTCTACAAACTGGGCGTGCCCGTGCGCACCCGCCACAACGAGGCGGCGCCCAGCCAGTACGAGATCGCGCCGCTCTACGAGCCCAGCAACCTGGCCGTGGACCACAACCACATCATTATGGCCACATTGCGCAATGTGGCCAAACGCTACGGCCTGAAGTGCCTCCTGCACGAAAAGCCCTTCAGCGGCATCAACGGCTCGGGCAAGCACGTCAACTATTCCCTGGGCAACGCGGAACTGGGCACGCTCTTTGACCCCGGCGAGACGCCGCACGCCAATGCCAAGTTTCTGGTTTTCTGCGCGGCCATGATCCGCGCGGTGCACAAGTTCGGCGGCCTGCTGCGGGCCACTGTGGCCAGCGCCAGCAACGATCACCGCCTGGGCGCGCACGAGGCCCCGCCCGCCATCATGTCCATTTTCCTGGGCGACCAGCTCACCGAAGTTTTCGAAGCCTTCCGGGCCGGGCGCGCCGAGGACGCGGCCAGCGGCAAAGGCGGCCGCGCCCTGAACCTGGGGGTGGACACCCTGCCGCCCCTGCCCACGGACCCCGGCGACCGCAACCGCACTAGCCCCGTGGCCTTTACCGGCAACCGTTTTGAATTCCGCGCCGTGGGCTCCAGCCAGTCCGCCGCCGGTTCCATCACCGCGCTCAACGCCATGATGGCCGACTCCCTGGGCTTCGCCGCCGACTGGCTGGAACGGGAAATCAGGGACGGCAAAGCCTTTAACGCCGCCGTGGAGTCCTTCATCAGCCATGTCATTGAGGAACACAGCGCCGTGATCTTCAACGGCGACGGCTACTCGGAGGTCTGGCACAACGAGGCCCGGCGGCGCGGCCTGCCGGATCTGCGCAATACGCCCGAAGCCCTGCCGGAACTCACCCGGCCCGAGGTCATCGCGCTGTACGAAAGCCAGGGCATTCTCAACCGGGCCGAGCTCAAGGCCCGGCAGGACATCTACCTGGAGCAGTACTGCAAGACCGTGCGCACCGAGGCCAACCTGGCCATCCGCATGGCCCGCACCATCATCTTCCCGGCGGGCATGCGCTACCAGGGCGAACTGGCCGGTACCGCCGCCCGGATGCAGTCCATCGGCAAGGATTATAAAACCATGACCTTGGACGAGGTGACGGCGCACCTGCGCGGTTTGCAGACGGCCACGGCCCGGCTGGAGGATGTGCTGGCCGATGTGGGGCAACTGGGCGAAGGCCTGGACGCCGCCCGGCGCTACTGTGAGGAAGTGCTGCCCCTGATGCGGGAGACGCGCCGTTACGCCGACCTGCTGGAAACCCGCGTGGCCGACGATCTGTGGGCTTTGCCCAACTATCAGGAAATTCTGTTCGGAAAATAGCGGACGGAATGCCAGCTGGAATACAACGGCCGCCGATCCTGTTTGGGACCGGCGGCCGTTGTATTTGCACTTCTACTCCGGAAATTTCCCTCGTCTGCTTGAATCTCCATTGATCCAGCCCCTGCATCTGATTTTTAACTGGGGCAGCAGATAGGGGAAGTAACGTCGACGGATAGTAAAATCATAGCGATACTTTTCGTTTATTATGGCATAAAAATGAAAATCGTCCCTCCAGACCAGATTCGAAAGGCAATATGATGGAGGAACCGGCGTAATACCCATACCGCCAAGGCATTTTCTGCAGAGTATTTTTGAACATTCCTTATTAATAGTAATGAAATTCACAGCTTCTTCAAACGGGCAGTCATAGTCTGTTACCAAAAGGTATATATTTCCTGTTGCATATTGGCGCAACAGATCAAGGCCCGGAATACGGAGATTCGTGCACCTGCCTCCGGCCATGAGCAGCGAGGAGCCGGAATCGCACGGTTGCAGGGAAAAAATGTCTGTTTGCTTCACGGCTTCACCGAATGCGCCCGGTGTTGACTTTCGGGCATGCCGCCTGAAACGGGAGCAGAACAACTATGGCCTATTCCATTCCTGGAGGGAATCTTTTATGGGATGGAAAACTGTATAGGCTTGACAAGCTCCGGCTCTTTGTATAAAGGCTGAAAACAGAAATGATTTTGAAAATAGACTAAGGATTTTGCAATGCACGCTTTCCCGACCACCTTCTTTGCTGACAGCTTCCAGGGCTGGTGGTGGCGCATCAACATGCGGGGGGGAGACGTGCGGGCATAGGATTCCGTTCGTTCCGGTCAGCTATTGTAAGCGCCGTCTCCCCGTGAGACGACGCTTTTTTTGTTTCCACCACACACGAGGACAACGAAGATGAAAAACAAGGGTACTGCGCAAACGCCGCTGACAGTGCGGCAATCCGCCCGCTGGCTCCCGGCGGACATGGACACGCCCATCAGCCTGTTTATGGGCATGGTGGGTGCGGGCAACGGCATTTTGCTCGAAAGCGCCGAGGTGGACGGCCGCTGGGGCCGCTACAGCATTCTGGCCTGCGACATGGCCCTGTTCATCTCCTGCCGTGACGGCAAACTGGCCCTGCGCGTGGAAGATCAGCGTTTCGCGCCGCTGGCCGAGCTGGAAGGCCGTCCCTTTGTGGAAGGGCTGCGCGAACTCATGGCGCGCCTGGAGATCACGCCGCCGGAAAACATCTCCGGCCTGCCGCCCATCACCCGCGCCCTGTACGGTTATCTGGGTTTCGGCATGGCCGGTCTGTTCAACGCCAAACTGGCCGCGATCATGCCGCCCGACGAGGCGGACTGCCTGCTGGCCCTGCCCGGCACGGTGCTGGTTTTCGACCATCTTTACAACCGCCTCTGCCAGATCAGCCTGGGCGAGCACC contains these protein-coding regions:
- a CDS encoding FKBP-type peptidyl-prolyl cis-trans isomerase; the encoded protein is MPIKKGDTVRAHYTGTLADGTVFDSSRERDPLEFTLGKGMLIPGFESAVEGHEAGETVTVTIPPDQAYGDADPELVFTVARAQVPSHIPLEVGVPLQLSNEQGQMDVTITDVGADEVTLDANHPLAGKELTFEIEIVEVK
- a CDS encoding glutamine synthetase III family protein codes for the protein MSSNTARHSAIQAITTYKPDVAPLNFADTRPTDIFGCNVFNDRVMRERLPKDVYKSLHKTIAFGERMDPSIADTVAAVMKDWAIEKGATHFTHVFYPLTGQTAEKHDSFLMPDGSGGVIAEFSGSMLIRGEPDASSFPSGGLRSTFEARGYTAWDVTSPAYIMENPNGTFLCIPTMFLSWTGVALDKKTPLLRSGQALNREAQRVLALFNIHTDLPVISYAGLEQEYFLIDHNFNFARPDLQIAGRSLFGARPAKGQEFSDQYFGVIPQRVLSCMMEVERELYKLGVPVRTRHNEAAPSQYEIAPLYEPSNLAVDHNHIIMATLRNVAKRYGLKCLLHEKPFSGINGSGKHVNYSLGNAELGTLFDPGETPHANAKFLVFCAAMIRAVHKFGGLLRATVASASNDHRLGAHEAPPAIMSIFLGDQLTEVFEAFRAGRAEDAASGKGGRALNLGVDTLPPLPTDPGDRNRTSPVAFTGNRFEFRAVGSSQSAAGSITALNAMMADSLGFAADWLEREIRDGKAFNAAVESFISHVIEEHSAVIFNGDGYSEVWHNEARRRGLPDLRNTPEALPELTRPEVIALYESQGILNRAELKARQDIYLEQYCKTVRTEANLAIRMARTIIFPAGMRYQGELAGTAARMQSIGKDYKTMTLDEVTAHLRGLQTATARLEDVLADVGQLGEGLDAARRYCEEVLPLMRETRRYADLLETRVADDLWALPNYQEILFGK